In Lysinibacillus sp. FSL M8-0337, the following proteins share a genomic window:
- a CDS encoding phage portal protein — protein MGIRDRLSRYLVKKLEKRGLIEDSLGGSVRLNGWFANDENILQSSDVYELLQDISSQIALAQVVVEDQETGKDITSHHVLKLLRNPNKYLTGTEFMKLMVNTYLVEGKVFPFYTGKEIHIVSNVETEIDSQLTEHFKINGTEIPSSMIRHIKNIGLNHLTGVGLKQLGKDTLEGVMSAEKVLTDKYRKGGILAFLLKLDAHINPKNGAQSILINSILDQLEGIDDSRTIKLIPLGKGYEISDLKSPIDDSKNLAYLNVYKKDLGKFLNIDVETYRSMLKTDLEKAMMYLHNKSIKSIMQNFEDHLSLLFFGQNSNLRLKFKINILDFVPYSTKTNIAYNLVRTMVATPDDARDELLGFDRLFTEESMKLYISKDLIAGEDINKATDNSLKGGDEGGQAKGDSDA, from the coding sequence GTGGGAATAAGAGATAGGCTTTCAAGATATTTAGTAAAAAAACTTGAAAAGCGAGGCTTAATAGAGGATTCATTAGGCGGGAGTGTTCGGTTAAATGGATGGTTTGCTAATGATGAAAACATCTTACAGTCAAGTGATGTGTACGAACTATTACAAGACATAAGTAGTCAAATAGCATTGGCCCAGGTAGTAGTTGAAGACCAGGAAACAGGCAAGGACATCACGAGCCATCATGTTCTAAAATTGTTACGAAATCCAAATAAATATTTAACCGGCACAGAATTTATGAAGTTGATGGTGAACACTTATTTAGTAGAAGGTAAGGTTTTTCCCTTTTACACAGGCAAGGAAATTCATATTGTATCGAATGTTGAAACTGAAATAGACAGTCAACTAACCGAACATTTTAAAATAAACGGCACTGAGATACCTTCAAGTATGATTCGTCATATTAAAAATATTGGTCTCAATCATTTAACAGGGGTTGGACTAAAGCAGTTAGGTAAGGATACGTTAGAGGGCGTTATGAGTGCTGAAAAGGTACTGACAGATAAGTATAGAAAGGGCGGTATTCTTGCATTCTTATTAAAATTAGATGCTCATATCAATCCGAAAAATGGTGCTCAATCGATTCTAATCAATTCAATCCTGGATCAACTAGAAGGAATTGACGATAGTAGGACAATAAAGCTTATTCCGTTAGGAAAAGGATATGAAATTAGTGATTTAAAGAGTCCGATTGATGATTCTAAAAACCTGGCTTACTTAAATGTTTATAAAAAGGATCTTGGAAAGTTTTTAAATATTGATGTTGAAACTTACAGATCAATGTTAAAGACGGACTTAGAGAAAGCCATGATGTACTTACACAATAAGTCTATTAAATCTATCATGCAAAACTTTGAAGACCATTTGAGTCTTCTTTTTTTCGGTCAAAATTCGAATTTACGTTTGAAATTCAAGATTAATATTTTGGACTTTGTACCATACAGCACGAAAACAAATATTGCTTATAACCTTGTTAGAACAATGGTCGCAACGCCTGACGATGCTCGTGATGAATTACTAGGCTTTGATCGACTATTCACGGAAGAATCGATGAAGTTATATATTTCGAAAGATTTAATTGCAGGTGAAGACATTAATAAAGCAACAGATAACAGCTTGAAAGGGGGTGACGAGGGTGGCCAAGCAAAAGGAGATTCGGACGCTTGA
- a CDS encoding phage terminase small subunit-related protein produces MTKKHEQAFELFKESEGSLSNAEIATSVGAAESTVRKWKSRYKWLEQLGVVQNVTVEEKESVTKSKPSNRELQHKRIIDSLVEAGTYSPALDLLIEVYLDCFEEYEQAKDVGENTEKLRKELARLLGQLGLDGKNKDLIKKSGTLLAKGDEEKKKEPDPDVNESSKLVQFRQRKMRP; encoded by the coding sequence TTGACCAAAAAACATGAACAGGCATTTGAGCTTTTTAAAGAGAGCGAAGGAAGTCTTTCAAATGCAGAAATAGCAACGTCTGTTGGTGCTGCAGAGTCTACAGTTAGAAAGTGGAAAAGTCGCTATAAATGGCTTGAACAATTGGGCGTAGTTCAGAATGTCACAGTTGAGGAAAAAGAAAGTGTGACGAAAAGTAAACCTTCTAATCGTGAACTGCAGCATAAACGAATAATTGATTCATTGGTGGAGGCCGGAACCTATTCACCTGCTTTGGATTTGTTAATTGAAGTGTACCTGGATTGTTTCGAAGAATATGAACAAGCAAAAGACGTTGGTGAAAATACTGAGAAGCTAAGAAAAGAATTAGCTAGATTACTTGGCCAACTTGGATTAGATGGCAAAAACAAAGACCTCATTAAAAAATCAGGAACATTACTTGCTAAAGGAGACGAGGAAAAGAAAAAAGAACCGGATCCTGATGTGAATGAAAGTAGTAAGCTTGTTCAATTTAGGCAGAGGAAAATGCGACCATGA
- a CDS encoding DnaB-like helicase C-terminal domain-containing protein yields MALIGATEYEIEAEQSVLGAIFLEPSVIDDIIFLEARDFISPRHQQIYRVMKWLDAKNQPIDITTVTELYMQHNKMDELSISYLAELAVSCPTASNIVSYANIVRSRAIRRRGTEIGQKIMNLLHEDFETDDDYFAEIEKLASEVRPEDDGKMQSLRDSRQGYFEHLLKRAEFIPTGFKHYDKWAHGLWRGWLFVSAGRPSVGKTAMLLQRIMGVAKSGPVLIWSQEMDKYQLFDRMISNSTGIQYGRIKNKDLKPEELGVIEFAYKELEKLPIFVQDSSGVTIEEVRATARRFKKRYGQIAMIAVDYLQIMKIPQRKNETRAQAIGNVTTTAKQIARDMNCCFMMLSQMTRESDNVKKPQLSHLKESSSIEQDADVVEFLWHDPADKAQHGKVIQQFFAKGRDVGMNEFKLLFMGWKQKFVELDNQ; encoded by the coding sequence ATGGCTTTGATTGGAGCAACTGAATATGAAATTGAAGCCGAGCAATCGGTGTTAGGTGCAATATTTCTTGAACCAAGTGTGATTGATGACATTATATTTCTTGAAGCACGAGACTTCATTAGTCCAAGACATCAGCAAATATATAGAGTAATGAAATGGCTGGATGCTAAGAATCAACCGATTGACATTACAACCGTTACAGAACTGTACATGCAACATAACAAAATGGATGAATTAAGTATTTCTTATTTAGCAGAATTAGCCGTTTCCTGTCCTACTGCTTCAAATATTGTATCCTATGCCAATATCGTTCGTTCTAGGGCGATAAGAAGACGTGGCACAGAAATAGGACAAAAAATCATGAATCTCTTACATGAGGATTTTGAAACAGACGATGATTATTTTGCTGAAATTGAAAAATTAGCATCAGAAGTACGACCAGAAGATGATGGAAAGATGCAAAGTTTGAGAGATTCACGGCAAGGTTATTTCGAACATCTTTTAAAACGAGCTGAATTTATACCTACTGGATTTAAACACTATGACAAATGGGCGCATGGTCTTTGGAGAGGTTGGCTGTTCGTTAGTGCTGGACGTCCTAGTGTTGGTAAAACAGCAATGCTGCTTCAAAGAATTATGGGTGTGGCCAAAAGTGGACCTGTATTAATTTGGTCACAAGAAATGGACAAGTACCAATTGTTTGATCGGATGATTTCAAATTCAACAGGCATTCAATATGGCCGCATTAAAAATAAGGACTTAAAGCCTGAGGAATTAGGAGTCATTGAATTTGCCTATAAAGAGCTAGAAAAGTTACCAATCTTTGTCCAGGATTCATCAGGTGTAACAATCGAGGAAGTAAGGGCTACAGCAAGGCGTTTTAAGAAGCGATACGGACAAATTGCAATGATTGCCGTCGACTATCTACAAATTATGAAGATTCCACAGCGAAAAAATGAAACAAGGGCACAGGCTATAGGTAATGTAACAACTACTGCCAAGCAAATAGCCCGTGACATGAATTGTTGCTTTATGATGTTATCGCAAATGACCAGAGAAAGCGACAATGTTAAAAAGCCGCAGTTATCACATTTAAAAGAATCATCATCCATTGAGCAAGACGCTGACGTTGTGGAATTTTTATGGCATGATCCAGCTGATAAAGCGCAACACGGCAAGGTCATTCAACAGTTCTTTGCAAAAGGACGAGACGTTGGGATGAATGAGTTTAAGTTGTTATTTATGGGATGGAAACAGAAATTTGTTGAGCTAGACAATCAGTAG
- a CDS encoding HNH endonuclease: MKYCSEQGCRQLVSKGRYCDNHRRKKRNVGASNKPFYSTEAWRDLKADCYRRDKGRCTRCNKFVFGKTAQHHHIIPINKRPDLKLDPGNVTTLCPTCHMIVEHETKPKPKHNFKW, translated from the coding sequence ATGAAATATTGTAGTGAACAAGGATGCCGACAGTTAGTTAGTAAAGGTCGGTATTGTGATAATCATAGAAGAAAGAAAAGGAATGTAGGTGCCAGCAATAAGCCGTTCTATAGCACGGAGGCATGGAGGGATTTAAAGGCTGATTGTTATCGGCGAGATAAAGGAAGATGTACACGATGTAATAAGTTTGTCTTTGGTAAGACAGCACAGCATCATCACATCATACCAATCAATAAGAGGCCAGACTTAAAGCTTGATCCAGGCAACGTCACAACCTTATGTCCAACGTGTCACATGATAGTTGAACATGAGACAAAGCCGAAGCCAAAACATAATTTCAAATGGTGA
- a CDS encoding phosphoadenosine phosphosulfate reductase family protein has protein sequence MKQINVISISGGKDSTAMWLLALERDTPNLKVVFSDVGHEHPETYKYIDYLEKELGPITRIKPDFSQQIMRKREVVDTKWRKEGVSETIIKQALEVLHPTGNPFLDLCIWKGRFPSTMSRFCTVELKVRPMFDQIYVPIFEAGNHVVSWQGIRANESLKRSKMTETEETPEGYTIYRPILNWDVYDVFKQHDKHGIKPNPLYKQGMGRVGCMPCINSKKEELYEIARRFPEEIERVACWEEIVSKASKRGSSTFFTSDDRGHGIHDVVEWSKTTYGGVQYDLLKLMEEVPMCSSQYGLCE, from the coding sequence TTGAAACAAATAAACGTAATATCAATCAGCGGTGGCAAAGACAGTACAGCAATGTGGCTCCTGGCACTCGAACGAGATACACCAAACTTAAAAGTGGTTTTTAGTGATGTTGGACATGAACATCCAGAAACCTATAAATATATTGATTATCTTGAAAAAGAGTTAGGACCTATTACAAGAATTAAACCTGACTTTAGCCAACAGATCATGCGTAAACGTGAAGTAGTAGACACTAAATGGCGCAAAGAAGGCGTATCAGAAACGATTATTAAGCAAGCTTTAGAAGTGCTGCATCCTACAGGTAATCCATTTTTAGATTTATGTATATGGAAAGGTCGTTTCCCTTCAACAATGTCCCGGTTTTGCACTGTTGAATTAAAAGTTAGACCGATGTTTGACCAAATATACGTACCAATCTTTGAGGCGGGCAACCATGTTGTTAGCTGGCAAGGAATCAGAGCAAACGAAAGTTTAAAACGTTCGAAGATGACCGAAACGGAAGAAACGCCAGAAGGTTATACAATCTATCGACCAATACTAAATTGGGATGTCTACGACGTTTTTAAGCAACATGATAAGCACGGAATAAAACCAAACCCACTGTATAAGCAAGGTATGGGGCGTGTCGGTTGTATGCCATGTATTAATAGCAAAAAAGAAGAATTGTACGAGATTGCTAGACGATTCCCGGAAGAAATTGAGAGAGTTGCATGCTGGGAAGAAATTGTGTCAAAAGCCTCTAAACGTGGATCATCAACATTCTTTACTAGTGATGACAGAGGACACGGAATCCATGATGTAGTTGAATGGTCAAAAACAACTTATGGCGGAGTACAATACGACCTTTTAAAACTGATGGAGGAAGTACCTATGTGTTCAAGCCAGTATGGGTTATGTGAGTGA
- a CDS encoding terminase TerL endonuclease subunit — translation MIDFDVNYADEFVKEFDSNPKAYPHSIKLMVKRYKRWKKRKDIWFDNDKANDMLYFTETFLKHAKGKWAGQPLILESWQKFYFANIYGWQRENEFGKAVRVVRNAYLQVPKKNGKTIMGGSPVIYGMYGEGVKGADFYISANTFEQCQNAAIPIGLTIENSPDLRPGTRIYKGKEDSVRSIKYTFVEDGIKYANTLKVLTKDNAGNEGKNPYCNYFDEVHAQMDREQYDNLRSAQIAQEEPLNIITTTAGKQTGALGAQIHAYAKEAMKNDNDDSWFVMIYEPNKGYDWEDREVWRMVNPNIGVSVSMEFLENAFKEAQNNSFNRAEFLSKHLNVFVNYAETYFDLEQLEKMLVEDLGEIEGLTCVVGVDLSRRTDLTCVSINVPTSTDDGESILKVKQRYFIPEFGIEEKELQRNVPYKELAEKGFVTLCPGKTVDEEIVNEYVEWVFENFDLRQINYDPALAEKLVEQWEMLGVPCVEVSQYPTVMNEPLDDFEILLLQDKVITDNPLLIFCASNAKVITNINNLKTPSKRKSPEHIDGFVAFLIGHKETLNMMAESMDGLDEYVKSIYR, via the coding sequence ATGATAGATTTTGATGTAAATTATGCTGATGAATTTGTAAAAGAGTTCGATTCTAATCCAAAAGCTTATCCACACAGTATTAAATTAATGGTGAAGCGATATAAACGATGGAAGAAGCGTAAAGACATTTGGTTTGATAATGATAAAGCCAATGACATGTTATATTTCACCGAAACATTCTTGAAACATGCAAAAGGGAAATGGGCTGGCCAACCATTAATCTTAGAATCATGGCAGAAGTTTTACTTTGCTAACATTTACGGCTGGCAGCGAGAAAATGAATTTGGAAAAGCTGTGCGAGTTGTTCGAAATGCATACCTGCAGGTGCCAAAGAAAAACGGTAAAACAATTATGGGTGGTAGTCCTGTAATTTATGGTATGTATGGCGAGGGTGTTAAAGGCGCTGATTTCTATATATCAGCAAATACATTTGAACAATGCCAAAACGCTGCTATTCCTATCGGCCTAACGATTGAAAATAGTCCGGATTTGCGTCCAGGAACACGAATTTACAAGGGTAAAGAGGATTCAGTCCGTTCTATCAAGTACACCTTTGTAGAAGACGGTATAAAATACGCCAACACGTTAAAAGTTTTAACGAAGGATAATGCAGGGAACGAGGGTAAAAATCCATATTGTAACTATTTCGATGAAGTCCACGCCCAAATGGATCGTGAGCAATATGATAACTTGCGTTCTGCTCAAATTGCCCAGGAAGAACCTTTAAACATCATCACAACAACAGCTGGTAAACAAACAGGAGCATTAGGTGCTCAAATTCATGCTTATGCCAAAGAAGCAATGAAGAATGACAATGATGATTCTTGGTTTGTAATGATTTATGAACCAAACAAGGGCTATGATTGGGAAGACCGCGAAGTGTGGCGAATGGTAAATCCGAATATCGGTGTATCAGTGAGCATGGAGTTTTTAGAGAATGCATTTAAAGAAGCTCAAAATAATAGCTTCAATCGTGCTGAATTTTTATCTAAGCACCTCAATGTATTCGTAAACTATGCAGAGACATATTTCGATCTTGAGCAATTAGAAAAAATGCTTGTTGAAGATCTTGGAGAGATTGAAGGTTTAACATGTGTTGTTGGTGTCGACTTATCGAGACGCACTGATTTAACATGCGTGAGTATAAACGTCCCTACATCTACTGATGATGGAGAATCAATATTAAAAGTAAAACAGAGGTACTTCATTCCTGAATTTGGGATAGAGGAAAAAGAGCTGCAGCGAAATGTTCCCTATAAAGAGCTTGCAGAAAAAGGATTTGTTACATTATGTCCAGGAAAAACAGTTGATGAAGAAATTGTAAATGAATATGTTGAATGGGTATTTGAAAACTTTGATTTACGACAAATAAATTATGATCCAGCGTTGGCTGAAAAACTTGTTGAACAGTGGGAAATGTTAGGCGTACCATGCGTAGAAGTTTCTCAATATCCAACCGTTATGAATGAACCGTTAGATGATTTTGAAATTCTTCTTTTGCAGGATAAAGTAATAACAGATAATCCATTACTAATTTTCTGTGCATCTAATGCCAAAGTCATAACAAATATAAACAATTTAAAAACACCATCCAAGCGAAAAAGCCCTGAACATATTGACGGTTTTGTCGCTTTTTTAATTGGCCATAAAGAGACATTAAATATGATGGCCGAAAGTATGGATGGCTTAGATGAATATGTGAAATCAATTTATCGGTAA
- a CDS encoding replication protein, with protein sequence MASPQLKNGHTRIANEIFDHIMKTNLNGTQFRLVLAIWRYTYGFQRKTNEMSTSFLTKAINANRTQVNRELTTLIDRNIISVIGIGAKGAKIMGFNKNYKEWDEQLPSNEIDSEIPAPTKQAKKLKYDEENTYYKMAVYFHEKVAAVANEAGISHLIKKSNMQTWADDMRKLIEIDKVDKHLAKQVMDWVTQDSFWCTNILSAKKLRDKFMELAIKMNAEKKPVQPKQKPQYDPRDKEIAFQRWVQDGNDPNGFDWSN encoded by the coding sequence ATGGCAAGTCCACAACTCAAAAATGGGCATACACGGATTGCCAATGAAATCTTCGATCATATCATGAAGACCAATCTCAATGGCACACAATTCCGTTTGGTATTGGCCATTTGGAGATACACGTATGGTTTTCAGCGAAAAACAAATGAAATGTCCACAAGCTTTTTAACAAAAGCTATTAACGCCAACAGAACTCAAGTAAACAGAGAACTAACAACATTGATTGATAGAAACATAATCTCGGTTATTGGGATTGGTGCAAAAGGAGCGAAAATCATGGGATTTAATAAAAATTATAAAGAGTGGGATGAACAGTTGCCGTCTAATGAGATAGATTCTGAAATCCCTGCTCCAACTAAACAAGCAAAAAAATTAAAATATGATGAAGAAAATACTTATTACAAAATGGCAGTCTATTTTCATGAAAAAGTTGCTGCAGTTGCAAACGAGGCTGGAATATCTCACTTAATTAAGAAATCCAACATGCAAACTTGGGCTGATGATATGCGAAAGCTAATTGAAATAGACAAAGTTGATAAGCACTTGGCCAAACAAGTTATGGATTGGGTAACACAGGATTCATTTTGGTGCACCAATATTTTATCAGCGAAAAAACTTAGAGATAAGTTTATGGAACTAGCAATAAAGATGAATGCTGAAAAGAAACCTGTTCAACCAAAGCAAAAGCCGCAATATGATCCAAGAGATAAAGAAATAGCGTTCCAGCGATGGGTACAAGATGGGAATGATCCAAATGGCTTTGATTGGAGCAACTGA
- a CDS encoding ArpU family phage packaging/lysis transcriptional regulator: protein MDFELPELDRKATQAAVERELEKYRIFKHLTFEEREAATTSHINDIGGGKANLTSDQTGSIAIYNVDEKSIRRKYCERVERAVKRLPPMERFLIETRYMADDAEYLTDMKVYCFKFQPPISATTYDKIRWKAFYKLALDLNIARTM, encoded by the coding sequence TTGGACTTTGAATTGCCCGAATTAGATAGAAAAGCCACACAAGCAGCTGTCGAGCGAGAATTAGAGAAATACCGCATTTTTAAACATTTAACCTTTGAAGAAAGGGAGGCTGCTACCACATCACATATTAATGACATTGGTGGAGGAAAGGCTAACTTGACGAGTGACCAAACAGGCTCAATAGCTATATACAACGTTGATGAAAAGAGTATAAGACGTAAATATTGCGAGCGTGTAGAACGTGCAGTTAAGAGGCTGCCACCAATGGAAAGATTCTTGATCGAAACAAGATACATGGCTGATGATGCCGAATACTTAACAGATATGAAAGTCTATTGTTTCAAATTTCAACCGCCTATTTCTGCAACTACTTACGATAAAATTCGTTGGAAAGCTTTCTACAAACTAGCCTTGGATTTAAATATAGCTCGCACTATGTAG